The genome window GCAAGCAAAGGACGTGCAAGATGGCAACAGGCACCGTGAAGTGGTTCAACGACGCCAAGGGCTACGGTTTCATCACGCCTGATGACGGCGGCAAAGATGTGTTCGTGCATCACCAGGCGATTCAGGCCGAGGGCTTCCGCAGTCTGAAGGAAGGCGACAAGGTGACCTACGAAGTGGTCCAGGGTCCCAAGGGTCCCCAGGCCGAGAACGTCAAGAAAGCCTGACCATTGACGCCAGATGCTGCCCCGGGCGGAGCGATCCGCCCGGGGTTTCTTTTTTGGCATGACACCGCGGTCGTCGGGAATTCATCCGTCGCCGCTGCGCCGCCGACCGGTCTGCCGATCTGCTTACTTCCAGTGCGCGGCGATGAACGCGTCGGTATCGGGCAGGCCGCCCTGCAGGATCAGGTAGCCGTTGTGCGGCTCGCGCTGTGTGATCTCGTGGTTGATGGATGTGCGCATCATCCGCATCACCTCATCGTGATCATCCGTGTGGGCGAGCACCCACGAGAGCTTCATGAGCGCCGTTTCGGGCAGCATGTTGTCGAGCGGGACCACGCCGAGGTCCATCAGGTCGCGTCCGGTGTCATAGACATACATTTGGGCGTAGCCCCAGAGGGTTTGCACGGTCATGACGATGTGCACACCGGCGGCGACGGCGCGTTTGAGCGCCGGGTAGAGCGGCTTGTTGACATGGCCGAGGCCGGTGCCGGCGATCACTATTCCACGATAACCTTTCTCGACCAGCGCGTCGACGAGGTCGGCGCGCATGCCGGGGTAGTAGTAGAGAATCGTGGCGCGGTCGTCGTAGACGGCGTCGATGACCACCTTGCGCGATCGGTCGCGGCGACGGAAATCGTCGGTCAGATACGAGAACTCGTCACGGCTGACCGTGGCCAACGGCGTGTCGCCCACGGTGCGGAAGGTGCTGCGGTAGGAGCTGTGCATCTTGCGGCAGCGGGTGCCGCGGTGCAAGAGGCCGTAGCGGTCGGACGTCGGCCCGAACATACAGATGACCACCTCGGCAATGTCGCCGTAGGCCGCCGAGCGCACCGAGTGAATCAGATTGAGCGCGGCATCGCTGGAGGGACGGTCGCTGGAGCGCTGGGAGCCGACCAGCACAATCGGCACCGGCGAATTCTGCACCATGAACGAGAGGATCGCGGCGGTGTGGCCCATGGTGTCGGTGCCATGCCCGATCACGATGCCATCGGCGCCTGCCTCGATTTCGGCGCCGATCGCCTGGGCCAGTTCGATGTACTGGTCCTTCGCCATGTTCTCGGAGAAGACGCCGAAGATCTTTTTGGTCGTCAGGTTGCAGATGTCGGCCAGCTCCGGGACCGCGCCGTAGAGCTCGCCGGGAGTGAAAGCCGGGATGACCGCGCCGGTGCGATAGTCCAGACGCGAGGCGATGGTGCCGCCGGTACCCAACAACGTCACCGCGGGCAGATCGGGCCGCCGGGGGAATTCTTTCTCCGGAATCTTGTAGACCGCGACTTTGTAGCCGACTTCGGTCACCGTGGCAATGCGATCGATGTGCACGCCGACGTTGTAGCCATTCTTCAGCTTGATCACGATGTGCGCGTCATCAAGCGTCTCGCTGCGCGGCAGGATGACGCCTTCGAAGACGCTGCCGGTGTCGTTGACCAGACGCACATCGCTCCAGACCCGTACGCCGAGTTCGGAGAGCCGGGCGCGCGCGCGGCCCTTGTATCCTTTCAGATCGTCCTCAGCCATGACGGCCCTCGGCGGATAAGTTGTGCTCGATTTCAGCGGCGACCGTCTGCGCGGAGACTTTGCCGCGCAGCGATTCCATGCACCGTCCCATGGCCAGCCGTCGCAACCGTGTCGGATCGCCGCCGGGACGCAGATCGCGGCGCGCGGCCTCGATCTGCAGCCGAACGGTCGACGGCCAGTCGACGGGTGCCGTGCCGAGGCCCTCGACTGCGAGCAGTTCCGCGAGGGGTGTCGTTGGGCTAAGCGCCAGCTTGCGCACGATCAACTCCCAGGCCTCGCGGAGCGCGGTTTGGTTCTTCATGGCCGCGAACAATTCACACCAGCGGGTTTCGGGGATGGCATCGACAGGAACGCGGGCACGCTGCAAGCCCTTGAGGCGCTCGCCGAAGAGGAAGCAGGCATCGCGCAGATCGCCGCCGGCCAGCGTGACCAGATCGACCAGATGGGCGCCGTTGCGGCGAATCAGGTAGTGAATGGTCGGTGTCGGCACGCCGGCGGCGCGGTAGCGCTCCTCGCGATCCCAGGGACGCGGCGCCAATTGACGACGCAATCGTTCGACCCGCTCGCGTGTGACGGGTGTCGGCGGGCTGTCGGTGTCGGGATACATGCGGTCCGGCCCGGGGAGGATGCGCTCGAAGTCAGTGTGCCCATCGCGGAACGGTTGGCGCGTCTCATTGGGGACCCCATCGATAGCATCGGCGTAGCGCTTCTGAATTTCCTCCGTGGCCGTCACGGTGTCGGCTTCGGACCCCCAGACGATGACGACCGCGTCGCCGGGGTCGCAGTGCAGACGGGCGCGGAGGCGGCGCAGGTCGGCCACCGAGCCTTCATAGTCGGGCCATTTCTCATCATGGAAGAGGATCGGGATCTGGTCGAGCCCGGCGATGACGCGGATGCGTCCGGCCAGTTCCGAGGCGAAGGTCAAGTCGGGTTGGGTCGGCCAGTTGAGCGTGCCGGTCAGTCCTTTCAGACGCACCGCGCGCACGCAGAAGGGACCCGCGCCCAGTTCGAATCCGGGGCGCCGTCCGGTGGATGCCACCCACTTCTCCCACGATTCGATGCGAAACGGCTTGAACGCGCAAGTGGAAAACAGGTCGGTCACATTGACGCTGTCGATTTTGAGGTCCTCGGGACGGCGGAATCCGCGTCTGTGCAATTCATCGCGCAGCCGCAGCAGGTTCATCTGCCGAACCGCTTCGCCGTGCACCAGCCGTACTGCCCAGTGCGCCTGCGGCACACCCTTAATCTCGACGCGCCGTCCGCCGCGCACCGAGACGTTGACATCCTGACGGCTGGCGCCGATGCCCACGCGGACATGGCCAGTGCTGCGGCAGACTCGGCCCACCAGCAGGATGGCCTCGGCCACCTCCTCGGGCGTGCGCAGGTCGGGCCCGGTCACCGTCTCGATCAACGGCATTCCCAGGCGGTCGGTGCGCCAGACGATCAGATGGCCGCGGTCGGACACCTCGCGGCAGGAATCCTCCTCCACGCTGACCTGCGTGATTGAGATCTCGCGGCCGCGGAAGGGGAGTCGGCCGTTGACGCCGACAATCGCCGTGCGCTGGAACCCGGTCGGGATCGAGCCGTCCAGGTACTGCTTGCGGGCAATATGCACCTCATCGACGATGTCACAGCCCAGCATCAGGCATTGCTCGATGGCAATGTCAATCGCCTGCTGGTTGACGAGGAAGGGCGGGGTGTCGTCCATCTCGTAGGTGCAGACATTCTCTTTGTGCAACAGGTAGATGATGTTCTTCTTGGTCCGGAACTCCATCAACGCGGTGCCGTCGTATTCACCGAGTTCGGAGAGGGTCGGACGCATGTGCCGCAGCACCTCGCCGTCATGGGTCTCGGTGTAGCGACCGGCGGGGCAGTGGCAAAACATCTTGCTGTCGGTCAGCAGTTGCTGGTGGACTTCCAGTCCGGCGCGGAGGCCGAGTTCCTGGTAGTCGATGATGGAAGGCATGCCTGACAAGTTGTCCGACCCCTTTCGATACAAAGCCGCGGAGAGAATAAGCCGGATGTGCCGCCGGGGACAGCACGCAATCAACTGCAGCGTCAAAATCGCCGGCCAATCCGACGGTGGTATTTGAATCCTTTTTCGGCCCAAGGCAACGAGTTATGTGAACGCCGGCGCGACGATGAACGAGCTCCACCGCGATTCGGCCTCCGGGAGACCCCATTCGATCTCGCCTTCTTCGCGTCACGGCCATGTTTCTCACCGACGAACACAAAACACGATTTGGGGAATGGCGATTATATTTATCCTGTATGCCATCCCGCCGATGGCCAAAGCTGTTCGTACCGCGATGACCAAATAAACAGGAGAGCTTTCCTATGCGCGCACTTACTCTTGTCGTGTGCATTGTCTCTGCGTCCGTGAGCGTTGCGGGGGCGGCCGTCCCCGCTCAGATCACCGTCCAGGGGCGGCTGACGGATCCCGCCGGGACCCCTCTGCCTGCCGGCGCAAAGACATTTGAATTCCGCATCTTTGATGCCGTCACTGCCGGAACTCAAGTCTGGCCGGCGGGCGGTGTCCCTGAGAGCCAGAGCATCACCAGTGCGACCGACGGCTTATGGGTCGGGTTGATCGGCGCCGTGACACCGCTGACAGACCCGGTGTTCGCGGATACGTCGCGCTGGCTGGAGATCACGGTCGATGGGACGACGCTGCCGCGCGTCCGGTTTGTGACTGGACCCTATGCGCACCGTGTCTCCACGGTCGACGGGGCCTCCGGCGGGACGATCACCAGCAAAGTTTCCATCGGCCCCGGGCACATCAACAGCGGCAATCATGGGTTCGTCGCGGGCGCGTTCAATACTGTGAACGCGGAATTCGCCGCAATACCCGGCGGCACCTACAACTACGCGACCGGAGTGGGAGCGGTGGTTGGCGGCGGCGTGAACAATCGCGCCCGCGGTTCCTATTCCGTCGTCGGCGGTGGCGGCGCCGATGGCGTCGATTCCAATGCCGCCAATGGGAATTGGTCGACCGTCTCCGGCGGGTTGCGAAATCAGACGACCGGAATCTATGCGGCCATTAGTGGAGGGCTCGCCAACAAGTCCGGGAGTCTCGCCGCTTACTCGACAATTGGCGGCGGTGGATTCAACAGCAGTGATGCGGCCTTTGGAACGGTCGGCGGCGGCTGGTTCAACATCGCCAACGGTTTCTACTCGACCATCGGCGGCGGATCCGCCAATCGCACGTATGGCTACGGCGCGGTCGTGGCGGGCGGCGGCTCGGGTATCCCGGCCGATTCCAATGTCGCGCGCGGCAATTACTCGATGGTCCTTGGCGGGACGCGCAACGTCGCCAACGGAAACTGGTCACTGGCCGCCGGTCACCGCGCGCGCTCACTGCACACGGCGTCCTTCGTCTGGGCCGACAGCACCAGCGCCGACTTCGCGTCCACCGGTCCAAGTCAGTTCCTCATTCGCGCCCGCGGCGGCGTCGGCATCGGCACCAATCAGCCGCAGACTGCCACCGGCGGACAGGTTCTGCACATTCTCAATCCTGTCGGCTCCTCCGTGCTTCGTCTCGACGACGGCGAGTTCAACGGAATCCAGTGGGAGATCCAATCCACCGTCTACGGCGGCATCGGCACGCTCAACCTCAGCAACATCACCGCCTTCACCAACCCATTCCAGTTTTATGGCAGCGGGGATTTCCACGCCTCCGGCGTTATCTGCGCCGCCAATCATGCGTGTCCGTCGGACGAGCGGCTTAAGGAGGACATTCATCCCTTGTCCGGCGCGCTCGCTGGAATCAGCCAACTGCAGGGCGTGACCTATTGCTGGAACGCGGAAGCCCGCCGAGAACAGTCCCTCCCGGCCGACCGGCAAGTCGGTCTTCTCGCGCAGAATGTGCAGAAGATCATCCCGCAGGCCGTCAGCGAACAGCCCGACGGCTACCTCGCGGTGGACTACGCCCGACTGGTACCCTTGCTCATCGAAGCAATCAAGGAACAGCAGGGCCAAATCGAATCTCTCAAACGTCGTCTGGAACAAATTACTCAGTAGGAGACATAGTCATGCGCCGCGTGACACTGCTTGCCGTGATGATGTGGCTGCCGCTTGTGGCCGAAGCCGCCGTGCCCGCCTGCATTACCGTGCAGGGCAAACTCACCGACAGTCTGGGCGCGCCGTTGCCGGCGGGTCCGAAGAGTTTCGTCTTCAAGATTTTCGATGCGCCGACTCTCGGCGCGGAGGTCTGGCCCAACGGTCCCGGAGAGAATCAATCGCTGGTCAGCGACCCGTCGGGACTCTGGATTGGTCTGGTTGGCGCCGTTGTGCCGCTGACCGATGCGGTTTTCAGCGACACGTCGCGCTGGCTGGAGATCACGGTCGATGGGACGACGTTGCCGCGTGTCCGGTTAGTGACTGGACCCTATGCGCACCGTGTCGCCACGGTCGACGGGGCCTCCGGCGGGACGATCTCCAGCAAAGTCTCCATCGGCCCCGGGCACATCAACTCCGGCGATCACGCCTTTATCGCCGGCATCGCGAACGTTACGACCGGTGACACAACGGTCGTCGCCGGAGGGACGCGCAACACTGCCAGTGGTCCGGGTGCGTCGATCATAGGAGGCGCCGACAACTCTGTCTCGGGAAGTTTCTCGATCATCGGCGGCGGATTGACCAACAGCGCCGCCGGTGTCGCCAACTTCATCGGCGGCGGCTCGGGAAACCACACAGAGAACAACAACGCGGTCATCGTCGGGGGACGTGACAATGCCGCCACTGGTTTCGGCGCCACGATCGCGGGAGGGATCAACGATTCCGCGCTGGCGTCGGCGGCCGTGGTGGGTGGCGGGGCGTTCAACTCCGCCAGGGCAGATTATGCTGCCGTCTCCGGCGGCAGGCAGAACGCGGCCTCGGGGCAATGGGCATTCGTTGGCGGTGGTTGGAGAGACTCGGCGTTGGCACGCGGTGCAACCGTCTCAGGAGGCGAAACGAATGTCGCCTCCGGCAATTGGTCCACAATCGGCGGCGGCGCGACCAACGCTGCCCCCGGACAGGGAGCAACGATCGGCGGCGGCGGCGGCAACATCGCCACTGGTCCAAACTCCGTGATCGGCGGCGGCGAACTCAATCGCGCGGGAGCGACCGGCTCCACGATTTCAGGCGGGTACGACAGTGACGCGGACAGCGCCTACACCACCATCGGCGGCGGATACCAGAACCGCGCCCGGGCCGGATACGGCGCCATCCTGGGAGGGCGCGCCAATTTGGTCGATTACAATGGGCTCTTCGGCACGGTGAGCGGTGGCCTGTCGAATCGTGCTGTTGGGCCCGGTGCGACGGTAGCCGGTGGACGCAACTGCTTCGCCGATTCCAATGGAGCCGTTGGCGGGGGATACGCCGACAGCGCCAAGGGGAATGGCTCTTTTGTCGGAGGCGGATTTTACAATACCGCGTCGGCGCTTCAGTCGTCCGTTGTCGGCGGGTTTTTCAATCGGGCGACCGGCTACAGCTCAACCATTGGTGGTGGAGGGTATAACAGGACTTCGGGTTGGTATTCCGTCGTTGCCGGCGGGGGCGGGTCAGGGCCGGCCGACTCCAATTCCGCCGTGGGCAACTACGCCGTCATCGGCGGCGGTTCCACCAACACCGCCGCGGGAGACTACAGCGTGGTCACCGGCGGACGGCGCAATCGCGCTGCGGCCGGCGGAGGCACAATCGCCGGCGGCTACGACAACTACGCGCAGGGAAACTATTCTACTGTCGGTGGCGGACAGGCCGATTCTGCCTTCGGCAACTTTGCCACTATTCCCGGCGGCCAATTGAACCGGGCCGCCGGCCACAATTCCTTTGCCGCCGGCTATCTCGCGCGCGCCAATCACGACGGCGCCTTCGTCTGGGCGGACGGGATCGGTGCCTCCTTTACTTCGACGGGCGCCAACCAGTTCCTCGTACGCGCCGGCGGCGGTGTCGGTATCAACACGTCACAACCGGAGACTCCGTTACATGTGCTGAAGGGATCGACTCCCGTTGCGGGAAGCGCCTGGCCTTACTCCATCGCCAACTTCGAGCACGCCGACAACGGGTACATCTCGATCACGACTCCGGACATAAATGAACGGGGCATCCTGTTCGCCGATGCTTCCTCCAATGTTGACGGCGCGATTATCTACAACTCGACTATTGCCGGTGTCCCCGACGGGTTTCAGTTCCGCACCTCGGGAAATCAGGCCCGGGTGAACTTCTACTCCAACGGTGATGTCCTTGCCGTCGGCAGTATCACCGCCTGGGGCAGTGTCTGCGCCTTCAACGGCGGGGCGTGCGTTTCAGACGGACGTCTGAAGACCGAGGTTGTGCCGCTGACAAACGCGCTGGACGCCGTCGAACGGCTCCGTGGGGTCACTTACCGATGGAAGCATGATGTCCTGCCCGATCATCCGATGGCCCGGGGCGAGCAGATCGGTCTGATCGCGCAGGAAGTGAAGGAAGTCGTTCCCCAGGCGGTTACGGAGACACGCGAGGGCTTGCTCGCGATCGACTACGCGCGGTTGGTCCCGTACTTGATCGAAGGCATGAAAGAGCAACAGCGGCAAATCGACGAGCAACGCGCGATGATCGATGAACTGCGCGAAAAGCTAAGGCTTTCAGCGCGGTAGGCGTGGGTTGGGCAGTAGCGAGAACCGAGCGAACGGATCAATGAGTGGAGGCGGGGGGAATCGAACCCCCGTCCGAAAGTGCCGCGTGAAGGCCGTCTACCCGCGTAGTCGGTCGTTTGTATTCGCACCGCCGGCGCCGAGCGACAGGCTACGGCGGTGCTATCCCGGCTTGAGTTTCGCATCGGACCGGCGGGAGCGATCCGGTGCTATCCCTCATTTTCGGCCAGCGGGCCAGCCGCCGAGGGCGGGCTTCCGACCCGTGGGGCAGTCTATCCTAAGTTAGGCTGCCAGCGCATACGAGTTATCGTAGGCGTTTGTGTTGTTTCCCAAGGGTTTAGCGAGGACTCGGGGACCTCGGCGGGCAAACCTTCCTTTGGCGACTCCGTCGAAACCAGTCGCCCCCGGAATCCACAAACAATACGTGCTTTTTTCATACGCGGTGGGAGTTAAGATGTTTGTGGCACGTCAGTTGAAGTCGCAGTTTCTGCGCGTGCTTTTGACCGTCAAAAACCAAAATCGGCTTGACAACTGTTGACTTCGCTTTATAGTGTTATCCGGGTTTAGTGGCTCCGTGCGGTTTCGAAAACTAAAGTTGAGTTTGGCAATCCCGCGGTAGCATCAGCCCGAGTTACTTTCATTTACTTGCCCCTTCAGTCCGGGTCCTCTCCCCGGGCCGCGTGCCGGCTGGCACCACAGACGAATCGGTGGGCTTTCGAAGTCCGCCCCGAAAAGACGTTACACCAGATGACATTAACCGGCGACACGGATACGAGTTTGTCTGCGATATCTGCCAAGACGTTAACCAGTTGAATGCAAACAACAGCCGACAAGCCATGAGCTTTGCGGTGTCGTAGGGAGGTGGTCACCACACACTAGTTTTGGGACGGAAGCGTTAAACGGAGAATCCCGGCCCGGCGTGGTTGCACCCAGCGGCCCATCCGGGGACGGGGCGAATTAAACGGCGTTC of bacterium contains these proteins:
- a CDS encoding tail fiber domain-containing protein, translating into MTPLTDPVFADTSRWLEITVDGTTLPRVRFVTGPYAHRVSTVDGASGGTITSKVSIGPGHINSGNHGFVAGAFNTVNAEFAAIPGGTYNYATGVGAVVGGGVNNRARGSYSVVGGGGADGVDSNAANGNWSTVSGGLRNQTTGIYAAISGGLANKSGSLAAYSTIGGGGFNSSDAAFGTVGGGWFNIANGFYSTIGGGSANRTYGYGAVVAGGGSGIPADSNVARGNYSMVLGGTRNVANGNWSLAAGHRARSLHTASFVWADSTSADFASTGPSQFLIRARGGVGIGTNQPQTATGGQVLHILNPVGSSVLRLDDGEFNGIQWEIQSTVYGGIGTLNLSNITAFTNPFQFYGSGDFHASGVICAANHACPSDERLKEDIHPLSGALAGISQLQGVTYCWNAEARREQSLPADRQVGLLAQNVQKIIPQAVSEQPDGYLAVDYARLVPLLIEAIKEQQGQIESLKRRLEQITQ
- a CDS encoding tail fiber domain-containing protein, with product MRRVTLLAVMMWLPLVAEAAVPACITVQGKLTDSLGAPLPAGPKSFVFKIFDAPTLGAEVWPNGPGENQSLVSDPSGLWIGLVGAVVPLTDAVFSDTSRWLEITVDGTTLPRVRLVTGPYAHRVATVDGASGGTISSKVSIGPGHINSGDHAFIAGIANVTTGDTTVVAGGTRNTASGPGASIIGGADNSVSGSFSIIGGGLTNSAAGVANFIGGGSGNHTENNNAVIVGGRDNAATGFGATIAGGINDSALASAAVVGGGAFNSARADYAAVSGGRQNAASGQWAFVGGGWRDSALARGATVSGGETNVASGNWSTIGGGATNAAPGQGATIGGGGGNIATGPNSVIGGGELNRAGATGSTISGGYDSDADSAYTTIGGGYQNRARAGYGAILGGRANLVDYNGLFGTVSGGLSNRAVGPGATVAGGRNCFADSNGAVGGGYADSAKGNGSFVGGGFYNTASALQSSVVGGFFNRATGYSSTIGGGGYNRTSGWYSVVAGGGGSGPADSNSAVGNYAVIGGGSTNTAAGDYSVVTGGRRNRAAAGGGTIAGGYDNYAQGNYSTVGGGQADSAFGNFATIPGGQLNRAAGHNSFAAGYLARANHDGAFVWADGIGASFTSTGANQFLVRAGGGVGINTSQPETPLHVLKGSTPVAGSAWPYSIANFEHADNGYISITTPDINERGILFADASSNVDGAIIYNSTIAGVPDGFQFRTSGNQARVNFYSNGDVLAVGSITAWGSVCAFNGGACVSDGRLKTEVVPLTNALDAVERLRGVTYRWKHDVLPDHPMARGEQIGLIAQEVKEVVPQAVTETREGLLAIDYARLVPYLIEGMKEQQRQIDEQRAMIDELREKLRLSAR
- the gatE gene encoding Glu-tRNA(Gln) amidotransferase subunit GatE; its protein translation is MPSIIDYQELGLRAGLEVHQQLLTDSKMFCHCPAGRYTETHDGEVLRHMRPTLSELGEYDGTALMEFRTKKNIIYLLHKENVCTYEMDDTPPFLVNQQAIDIAIEQCLMLGCDIVDEVHIARKQYLDGSIPTGFQRTAIVGVNGRLPFRGREISITQVSVEEDSCREVSDRGHLIVWRTDRLGMPLIETVTGPDLRTPEEVAEAILLVGRVCRSTGHVRVGIGASRQDVNVSVRGGRRVEIKGVPQAHWAVRLVHGEAVRQMNLLRLRDELHRRGFRRPEDLKIDSVNVTDLFSTCAFKPFRIESWEKWVASTGRRPGFELGAGPFCVRAVRLKGLTGTLNWPTQPDLTFASELAGRIRVIAGLDQIPILFHDEKWPDYEGSVADLRRLRARLHCDPGDAVVIVWGSEADTVTATEEIQKRYADAIDGVPNETRQPFRDGHTDFERILPGPDRMYPDTDSPPTPVTRERVERLRRQLAPRPWDREERYRAAGVPTPTIHYLIRRNGAHLVDLVTLAGGDLRDACFLFGERLKGLQRARVPVDAIPETRWCELFAAMKNQTALREAWELIVRKLALSPTTPLAELLAVEGLGTAPVDWPSTVRLQIEAARRDLRPGGDPTRLRRLAMGRCMESLRGKVSAQTVAAEIEHNLSAEGRHG
- the gatD gene encoding Glu-tRNA(Gln) amidotransferase subunit GatD, with translation MAEDDLKGYKGRARARLSELGVRVWSDVRLVNDTGSVFEGVILPRSETLDDAHIVIKLKNGYNVGVHIDRIATVTEVGYKVAVYKIPEKEFPRRPDLPAVTLLGTGGTIASRLDYRTGAVIPAFTPGELYGAVPELADICNLTTKKIFGVFSENMAKDQYIELAQAIGAEIEAGADGIVIGHGTDTMGHTAAILSFMVQNSPVPIVLVGSQRSSDRPSSDAALNLIHSVRSAAYGDIAEVVICMFGPTSDRYGLLHRGTRCRKMHSSYRSTFRTVGDTPLATVSRDEFSYLTDDFRRRDRSRKVVIDAVYDDRATILYYYPGMRADLVDALVEKGYRGIVIAGTGLGHVNKPLYPALKRAVAAGVHIVMTVQTLWGYAQMYVYDTGRDLMDLGVVPLDNMLPETALMKLSWVLAHTDDHDEVMRMMRTSINHEITQREPHNGYLILQGGLPDTDAFIAAHWK
- a CDS encoding cold-shock protein — protein: MATGTVKWFNDAKGYGFITPDDGGKDVFVHHQAIQAEGFRSLKEGDKVTYEVVQGPKGPQAENVKKA